From the Candidatus Manganitrophaceae bacterium genome, the window CAACCGGCGACTATGTCTGTGTTCAGTGCGGGAAGGTCTTCATGGAAGGGGAAGAGTGGGAGCGAAAAAAATCCAATGAGGGAAGGGCCGATCACCCAGGAAGTTAAACCTATTTTGTTTCAATCCCCGTTTCACATTCTCATTCTCATTGCGTTCCCTTGAGTTATCCGCCGGCGCGTTTAACCGTATAGCCTTTCTGCCGGAGGGCCGCTTCCACCGCGTCGCGGTGATCGCCTTGAATTTCGATGATCCCCTCCTTAACGGTCCCGCCGCTCCCGCACGCCTGCTTCAGCGCCTTCGCCAAGGTTTTGAGCCCCTCCGGGTGAAGCGGCACCCCCGTAATCAGGGTGACCCCTTTCCCCTTGCGACCTTGGGTCTCCCGCGAAACCCGGACAATGCCGTCCCCTTTCGGCGCCGTCTGCTTTTGGCGGCAGCGGCATTTCGCAATCGGCGCGCCGCAATCGGGACACATCTTTCCCTGCTCGGTGGAGTAGACGATTCCGGAGGTCATGCTTAGCCCCTATCGGACCTGCTTCATGAAAAGAATTTGGGATGGAGTTGCTCTTCTGGTATAAATCGGGACGCCTGCCGGATAATCGCACGAAGCGTTCCGACATCGAGTTCCCGGTGCTTCGGAATGGTGAGGGTCTGATGACCGGAGGAGATCATCCGACGAAGTTTAACATGACTTCCACGTTGGGCTTGGACCATGAAACCAAATTGGACAAAAGTTGCAATCACCTCTTCGCCGGAGAGTCGCTTCAACTTAGGCATGAAGCGATTCCAGCTCCATCGTCATAATCAGTGTCGGATGCGGCGCGAGCCCCAACTCGGTCAGATTCTCCCCTTCAAGGTGCAGTTCGACGGCTTCTTGGAGATTCCGAACGGTTTCGTCCAGTGTCTTGCCCTGCGTCACGACTGGAATCTCAACACATTCGGCAACGTAGTGCGATTCGCTCTTTCGAACAATCGCTTTAATGGTATGTTGAAGATTCATCATTCCCCCTTTTTATCAAAGAATAGGTGAAGGACAGAAGCAAGTCAAGCCTCAGCGGCCGCCTAAAGCGGTCCAGACCGGTGACAGTCTCTCTTCCCCTTTATTATTTTGCAAAAACAATTCAGGGGATTCGGCTCGACAAAAGCGATGTAACCCAAAAAGATCAGGTCGGCCGCCATTTCTACACCGAAGAGGGATCGATCTCTTCATGATCTCCACGCTCTACGGTTGCAATCCTAGAAACAATTCGACGGAAGGGGGGCCGCCTAGGACGAATGAAACGCGATCCGGTTTCCTTCGCTGTCGTCGACGACGGCGCGGAATCCGTGCGGCGCGATCGACTTCTTCGGCTCGACCACCTTTCCGCCGTTCGGCGCCACCGCCGCCACCGCCGCGTCGAGGCGGCCTTGGACATTGAGGTAGATCCGGGGGCCGGAGAGAGACGGTTTGTTCTCGTCGGCGACATAGAGACAGGCGCCGACCTCCCCCTCCCCGAACGGCAACAGCCCGAGCGATATCTCCCCCAAGGTTGCTTTTTTGACCGGCGCGCCGAGGACGGCGGCGTAAAACCGGATCGCCCGATCGAGATCTTTGACCGGAATATCACACCAGACAATTTGATGCGCCATCGCATCCTCCTTTTTTATTCGAACGACCGGGCCCCTTTTCCTTCAGGCGATCCGCCGGTTTTTCTACCGCGACGCCGGATCTTTTTCGGCCTGCTTCTTTTCAAATGCGGCGGCGCAGGCGGGGCCGCAGAAATAGTGGGTCACCCCGTCTCTTCGGACCGCCTGCGCGGCGGTCCTGGAAACGTACGTAAGACAATGGGGGTCTTGCACCAGCGTGTCGCTCGAGCCGGCCGGCTTGGACTTCCCCGCCGCGCGGCGGTGCCAAAAGTTTCCGGAGATCCGGCCCAACAGAAAGGTGATGGCGGTGAGCAGCAGAAAAATAAAAATCAAACGGGGCATTCTCGGCGTCCTCGTCTATTTGAATTTAGGTTGAGGGATCGGAATGAATCAGCGTTCGGCGCCCTTGAGCGCCGTTAACGCCAGCTGCACGGCGCCTTTCCCGTCCCCGATAAAAATCTCCCCTTCTTGAATCGTGCATTGCAGCTGCATCGTCCGTTGCGCCAGCTTCTCCAGGGCGCGGCTCCCCTCCAACGGGAGATTCATCACCGCCAGGTTCTTCAGCCGTTCGAGGGTCGACCGGTTCTGCTCCCACCACCGCTCCGCGATCCGGCCGCCATAGGTGTAGAGAAATACCTGTTCGGCGCGGCCGCACGCCTGGCGGATTTTTTTCTCATCAGGTTGGCCGACCTCGATCCAACGCTCGATGACGCCGGTCAAATCCTTCCGCCAAAGATCGGGCTCCTCTTCGGCGCTCAGCCCCCGGCCGAACGACAACGCGTCGTCCGCATGCAGCACAAACGCCAGGAGACGAACCATCATCCGCTCGTCGGTCTCGGACGGGTGGCGGGCGAGGGTGATCGCATGGTCGTGATAGTAGTGGCGATCGACATCGGCGATCTGGAGGGTCGCTTTAAAAATGGTGGCGTTCGAGGCCATGCGCTCATCACTCCATTAATGGGAAAAGCGATTATACTCCTCCCGGTCGAAACAGGGAAGAGCGCTCCGGCAACCTCCTTGCTTTTGAGCTACTTAAATCGAAGGGGTCCAACGCGGTCTCTCACTCATCCCTCCCGGTTATTGACTCCGGAGCCCGAGTGCGCCTATACAGAACCAAGGGATCTTTTCGTGAGGAGGAGGGCGATGAGCATAACAGGTCTGGATGTTTTCGACAGGACGGTGCAGAAAACCAACCACTGGCTCCACCGTCTCGGCGCGCTGCTCGGCTGGGAAGACCGGCACCAGAGCTATCTTGCTTTGAGAGCCACGCTGCAGGCGCTGCGCGACCGGCTGACGGTGGAGGAGGGGGCGCAGCTCAGCGCACAGCTTCCGATGCTGATCCGCGGCTTTTACTACGAAGGGTGGGACCCTGCCCATACGCCGCAGAAGGTGAGGAATCGAGCGGAATTCCTCGCCCGGATCGATCAGCAATTCAAAGCGGACGACGCGGTCGACCCCGAGCAGGTGGTCCGCGCCGTCTTCACCCTCCTTGAAAACTGCATCACCGCGGGCGAGATCAAAGATGTGAAGAGCGTCTTGCCGGCCGAAATCCGCGACCTTTGGCCGGACGCGCCGCGCGCACGCGCCGCGTAAAGGTTCGGCGTCGTTCCTCGCTGCCTCCCCCGCCCTTCATTCTCCCTGCATCGCATCCATTGCACCCATTGCATCCATCGCATTATGGATCAGTGCCAGGAGCGCGACGCAGGCGGTGTCGGTGCGCAGCGTCCGGGGCCCCATGCCGACCGGCTGGAACCGATGCTTCTTCAGCAGCTCTCTCTCGAAATCGTTCCACCCCCCCTCCGGCCCGACCGCCAGCAAAATCGGTCCTTCCCTCGCCGCCCGCACCGCCGCGCTCGCCGGCTGCGCCGCCGCAGGATCGGCCATCAGACGGAGTCCATTTTTAAAGAGGCGGTCGAGGCTATCTTCAACCAGCACCCGGAACTGCCGATGGATCGACACGGCCGGCAGCCGGGTGTCGCGCGCCTGCTGCAGCCCTTCAATCAAGAGCGGCCGGTAGACGTCCGGCGCGAGCCAGTGGGTGTCGAAGTAGTTGCGCTCCACCCGCCCCGCGTTCGTCAGGAGGATCTGCCCGACGCCGAGGGCGGCGACCTGGGCCCAGATCCGCCGCATCACCTTCGGCCGGGGAAGCGCCAGGAGCAGGTCGACCCGCGGCCGGGGCGGAACGGCTCCGTCGAAGGCGCAACGCAGTCGAACGGTCCCCTCGCCGACCGACTGCACGGTGCCGACGCCGCACGGACCGTCGAGGAGCCCGACCCGCACCCCCTCTCCCGACACGACCTTCAGGACATTGAGCAGATGCGCGGCGCGGGGCCCCGACAGGGTCACCTCGCCGGAATCGCCGACTTCACTCCGCTCCAGAATAATGAGATTCATCAAAACCCTTCCGTAGGATATCTGCTTGCAAGGCGAGCGCTTCGCCCCTTGCCGCATCTGAGCAGCCATCCCGATCTTGCCGCTCTCCATTCGGACACGGAGAGCGATTATACCCCTCCTGCCGGAAGGAGGAAAGAAGGAAGATCCGCTCGCCCCCTCCGGTCAAGAACCGTCCTAATCTAGTGTTCTTTGTGTTTGAATTAAAAAGGGGCGTAAGCGCCTGCGCGTCAAGGGCGCACCACGCCCCCCCCACCCTGCCGCGTTTTATATCAGACGTCCCATCGACCGAATCAGGTCACCTGTCGAAGCACCATCCGCGGTGCCCTCCCGCGCGTGGTGCAAGTTGTGACCGTAAGGGGGGAGCCGGGGGGGATCTCTCCCCCCGGCTGCACGGGGAGGCCGGAGGGGGCCGGGCAGTCGGCCCCCACGGTGGGGGGTGGGGTAAAACCCCACGAACTTAGGCAGCCATTGATTTCGATCGCATTTGGGGGTATCCTCTTGCTCCGTCCGCTGTGCAATTTCTTTTTTTGCGAGGCTCCGCTCCCGAGATCAACCATGCCGACCACGATTCTCTCTCCCCCCTTTTCACCCCCCGACCAGCTGCCGAAGGCGCTGCGCGCCCACGGCTATGCCGTCCTCCCCCCCGCCGGCGTCTGCGCGCTCGCACGCTGTCAGCCCGCGGACTTGGAAGCGCTCCAGCCGAGCTGGAACGACCTGCCGTTCGATGCCTACCTGAAAGACAGCGGCCGCTATCGGCGCCGGCGGCACGCCTCTTTTGTCGTCGACGGCATCGACGTCAAGCAGGTGCCCCACCGGGCGCATTGGCAGCCGCTCGACTACAATGCCCTGCATGGCGGGATGAAGCGGCTCTTCGAGCCGATCGCGCCGGCGACCGTCGCGGCGCCGGTCTGGGCGCCGCTGCTTCAGGCGATCGGTCAGATCTGCTCAGAGATGAAAAATCCGCAGCCCTGGTATGTCGAGGCGCACCAGTTCCGGATCGACACGGCGCACGGCATCGGCCGGCCGACGCCGGAAGGGGCGCACCGCGATGGGGTCGATTTTGTAGCGATCTTTTTGGTGGGGCGGGTGAATATCAAAGGGGGGGAGAGCCGGATCTTCGAAGCGGCCGGCTCGAACGGCAAGCGGTTTACGCTCACGGAGCCCTGGACGCTGCTGCTCCTAGACGACACGCGGGTAATACACGAATCGACGCCGATTCTCCCGACGGCGGAGGGGGGCTATCGGGATACGTTGGTCCTGACCTATCGGGCCGGCGGGTTCCAGGAAGAGGGGTCGTGATCGACCTCCTTGGGAGCCAGTTGGGAGCCGGTCGGAACGACCGCTTTTCATCCGGCTTGGTCTTCATGGGATGTTCGAAACGCTCGGGACCGGCCGATCCTCCTCAGCCGAGGTAGCCTTTCTTCGAGGGATCATAGACGAGCGCGCCGTCGCGGACCAGCTCAATCAAATATTCATCGACCAGCTTGTTGAAATTTTTCTGCTTGGCCGCGCGCTCGAACGGCAGGAGGTCCGGCGCCTCGCTCCGGTAGCAGAGGGGAATCAACGGATGTTCCTGCAGCGCCGCGCGAATCGCGTCGCGGGAAAGGGCCTCGCCCCCGCGCCGAACCAGCTCGACAATAAAACTTTTTACTTCGTCTAAACGTTCCGCTTCTGGATGCATCAGCCGACCCCTTTTTATTTCCGCGAGTATACCATGAAGCCGTCAGCGGTGTCAGCGCCGAACGGTTCATCCCGTCGCCTCGCCTTTCTTATTTGATCTAGCGTATAGGATGTGTTAGAAAGGGAGGTGCCTTCGATCCCGCGGCGGAAACGCGGGGGTCTTAAGACGGCGCGTCTTCCTCATTGATTCTTCCAGATCGACCTGCTTGTTCCAATCGATTCGTAAGCCCACCCTATATAAGGAGCGGCCCCGATGCGTTCTCTGATGATTGTCTTTAGGCGATCTTCCCTTCCCCTTCGATGGGGTTTTCTGGCGGTCGGATTGATCCTTTGCCTCGCCTCTTGGGCGGCGGCGGAGGATATCACTATTTCCGAGAAAGACTTTGGCTGCGTCATCGGCTTGCCGAAGGTCCGAAACACGTTTGTCCGACATGCCGATCCGGCGAAGCAGAAAGAGGCGATGCGGATTCTTCAAGACCGTGTGCCCGACGCGGAGTATCCGGTCGGCACGATTCTGCAGCTGGTTCCGGCCGAAGCGATGGTGAAGCATCCGCACGACAAATTTCCCAACACGAACGGCTGGGAGTTCTTTGCGCTCGATCTCTCCGAGCAGGGGACAAAGATCAGAGACCGGGGCGATCAGGTGAAAAATCTTTCGGTCAACCTTCCCTGCTTGAGCTGTCACGTGCCGGCGAAGAAGTTCGATTTCGTCTGCGAGAAAGGGCATGGGTGCGCCCCGCTTCCCTTCGACGATCAGAAAATCGCGGAGATTCAGAATGCGGATCCGCGCTGCGTCAAGAAAAAAGGGTAGTCTGCGCGGGCCTTCTTAATCAAGGGCCAACACCGGTGATCCAGGTGGGGTTCATTTAAAAGGAACCTGTTTCCTTCTCAGGTGTTTGAGGAAGTGTCTTCCTTTCAAGCGAGGGCATATTCAAGCGAGCGAGGGTTCTCCATCCGTTTCGATGCGTTGAGGATTTCGATGCCGACTGCGTGAACTCCTGCGTTTCCAGAAAACAGGTGAGGATATCGGCCACGTGGTCACGATAATTTCGGGTCACGCCAGCACCGCCTCGGCCAGAACCGTGCGCCCGATTTCCGGCTTCAGCGCCTTCTTTGATACCAGATCCACTTTGCCTCCCAGCCGTTCGCTGAGAAGTTCTTCGAGTTCCAGAAACTTGAACAGTCCGATCGGCGGCTCGAATTCGACCAGCACATCAATATCGCTTTCTCGGTGGGCTTCGTTGCGTACCACGGAACCGAAGATGCCGATGGTCTTCACGTTGTATTCGGCCGCCAGCTTCGGCTTCATCATCCGGAGAATCTGAAGAATCTCGGTTTTTGTCTTCATGATTTTTACCTCTTCTCAAATCTCCCAAAACGATAAGTCAATAAAGATTCTCACAAGTGGTCCTTGCAACGTGAGCGCTACCGGTTAGAGCGCCCGAGATGTCCAGAATCTCTTATGGGGTTCGGCTGATTCGAATTGGCACGAACAATCGTAAAGTCGCAACTTTCATCCGCTAAAAACCGCATACTTTATTTTCGGATCGGTCGTTTCGGTTTTTCTAAGAGGATCGTCTCTTCGTGGGCCACCGTATCGGCCGCATAGCCGACTGCAGCCTGAATATCTTCGCGCGTCAATTTGGGGTAAGCATCTAAAAGGTCCGTCTCGGTGGCGCCCTCGCTCAACTTCCTGAGGATCAGTTCTACAGTAATTCGGGTTCCGCGAATCACCGGTTTCCCCAGCATCACCTTCGGGCTCATCTCGATTCGATTCGTGCTGGCCATCATCGGGCCTCCAAATAATTCGAGTTTCTCGGAATCTTATGTTCTATTTGTAAATCTATCTTTGATATCTGTTTGCAAGTATGCGCTGAATTATAATATGAAGCAATCTCTTAAGTAAGCTGGAAACCGGGTCATTTAGGAACTAGGAATCAAGGAAGAGGTCAATCGTAAAATGGGGCAAGTCTTGTATTTTGAGAATCTATCAAGAGCACTAACCTCCTTCAATTAAGGTTAATCAGAAGGAGAAAAGAAATAAACAGCCCTGAGAGGGAGTAAGCGCCTTTGAACTTTTGGGATCTTCTCATAATGTTCAACCCAAAGGTCGAATAATCGTTTAAGGTCCACAAGCATAATACGTCTCTTCTCCTGCCCTCGCGCAGTTGACTCTGCGTCGCTTGTGAAACCGCCCATCGAGACAAAGATACCTGCATCACCATCTCCAAGCGTAGCTAAGAAGGCCCGAACCCCATCACCCGTCACTTTATCTGACCGCCGCTTCACTTGAACTTTGATACGAGCACCTTGAATGCCCAACGGATCGTTATAAGCGATAATGTCGATTCCTTTATCTGGGCCCGGTGGGGCAACCCAAGAAACGTGATAGCCCATGCCTCGAAGGAGAGCTGCCACAAGATTCTGAAAATCTTGTGGGCTTATTCTAGAAAGATGCTCTTGAATTTCGACCCAAGCACTCTCCTCCGCCTCTTCTAAGGTTGTCGTCGCACCGGCAGATTCGCTCTCGACTTCCGGCTCTTCTTCTGGTTGGCTCCTCCTCCATTGGCGATATAACCGCTCTGCCTCCCCAGCAAGGGTTTCAGGATCTCTAAACTTTTCGTATGCTTTTTTTCCTTCTTCTGTAATAGTCCATTGACCTTTATCCTTTACGAGCCAGCCCGCCTTTACGGAAGAAATCGTTGTAAATCGAACCCCTTTTTCGAAGCGGCGGACGTTCGGCTGCTTGGGAAACGTACTCTTTTCAAACGTAGTCAGATTAATTTTTCGGCTGAGCATGTCCAGGACGATCATTGCAGGAAGCCCATCAGGATTCACCATCAAAATTTCGAAAATGTTTTGGATGTACTCTCCTCGCCGACGCCGAGTTAATTCAGCCATTGAAAACTCCTTTGTACAAGAGATCGAACTCCTCCCAATGCGGCCTAAAGCTTGGGAAGCTCCTACGCTACCACTGCGCTACTCCCGCGTTGGACCTAAGATTACAACCGGCTGACTATCTCATCGGTGCTAGGTCTCGCGAGTGGGTTTGATCTGCTCTGGTTTTTCTTACGAACAAAAGCAGACTTGTATCCGTTTTCTATTCTGAATTAAATTCCAGTGGGCGTATCCGAATCTACCCGTTTACCTCCACGAACCGCTTCAAAAATTTCCTTCGCAAGAATTTGAAATGCAGAACCTTGGAACTCGTGGTCCGCCATATAGCGCGTGACGATCTTATCGTTCTCGACCATGCGCTCGATCATGAAGTCTTCAATCAACTTCCGAATACCGAGCTCGAACTTGTCGAGTGGATTAGCAAGGGCGGTCTGGATCACGTGCTCGTCTTTACAGGCTTTCTCCTTAATCTGCTGAAAGAAAAGTCGATCCTCCTCGGTGAACTGCGTGCCGAAGCGTTCGTTCAAAACCTGAATGATCTCGGATAGCGGCGCTTTCTCGTCCTTTGCCTTGCCGGTTCCCACTTCCGTTGGACTTTTCACATACTGCGCGTCCCCTTCCTTCAATTCGATCGCTCCGGAGAAAACACGTTCAAGCCGATAATATTGCAGACCTACTTCCTCACCCACTCTCACGATTTGCTCGTCACGATTCAACGGCAGATGTGGAAGTAGGAACTTTCCATAGCTGTATAGCATCTCCAGTTCGGGATCGGTATACGGAATGATCTGGCTCAAGAAAGCGTATACCTTTACATACCCGCCCAGCTTCTCTCGGAATTCTCTCCGCTTCTCTTCGTCAGTAATCGCTTTGAAGCGGTCCACTGCAGGTTGAAGGTGGCGCTGCATCCGGGCATGATCGGAGGGCGTCTGGCGCTCGGCGGGCTTATAGAAGATTTGCGCAAAGGCTTCGACCTCGCTCCAGTGATAGACCTGAGCCTGATCGAGTTCGTGCTTCAGCGTCTCCAGCTTGGATGGATCGGATGGCTCCTGAAGACCGGTCTTATCATAATACGGTTTAAACGCTCGATAAATATTCTCCGCATCATTGACGAAATCGAGAACGAACGGAACGTCCTTTCCCGGAATCATCCGGTTCAAGCGAGAGAGCGTCTGCACCGCCTGAACACCGTCGAGCCGCTTATCAACATACATCGTGTGGAGCAGTGGCTGGTCAAAGCCGGTTTGATATTTATTTGCGACCAATAAGATCTGATAGTCAGGAGAATCGAAGCGTTCGGGAAGTTGTGATTCACTGATCGGTTTACCCGTCACCAGGTCTATATTCATCCCAGGCTCGGTGTATTCTTGCTCCGTGTCCGGATCTTTGACGGTTCCGCTGAAGGCGACAAGTGGACGGATATCAGTGTACCCATGCTCCGCAATGTATTGATCGAAAGCGAGTTTGTACCGCACAGCGTGCAGCCGCGAAGAGGTGACCACCATTGCCTTGGCACGCCCACCGAGCCGGTGCTTTACGCTCCAGCGAAAATGCTCCACCATCACTTCGGTCTTCTGCTCAATACTGTAAGGATGAATGCTCATGAATTTAGCAAGCGCCCGCACTGTTTTTTTCTTCGGGAGCTTTGGGTCCTCTTCGGCTGCTTTCAGCAATCGATAATACGTTTTGTACGTTGTATAGTTTGTCAGGACATCGAGGATGAAGCCTTCTTCAATCGCTTGCCGCATACTGTAGATATGAAACGCTTCCGGTTTGCCGCTCGCGCCGACGCGGCCGAACAGCTCGATCGTTTTCCCCTTCGGCGTTGCAGTGAAGGCAAAGAAACTAAGATTCTGTTGAGGTCCGCGGGACTGCATCACCTGGTTTAGCCGGTCTCCCCAATCCGCTTCCTCCTCATCGCTTTCTGTCGCAGCGCCGAGAATTGCCTTCAGCTCCCGCGCTGTCTCGCCGGTCTGGCTCGAATGGGCTTCATCTACAATCACCGCGTATTTTCTTGCTGCGATCGCCGCTTCCCACGCCTTGGCTTGCTGCTTCTCTTCTTCCGTCGCCTTCTCTCGACTCTCCGCGCCCGCGACATGGAGCAGGCCACGCAGGACGAAGGGGAACTTTTGCAATGTGGTGATCACAATCTTGGTTCCATCGACCAGGGCCGCCGCTAGCTGTTTCGAATCTTCATCAATCGCCTTCACGACCCCTTGGGCATGCTCGATCTGATAAATCGCGTCTTGAAGCTGCTGGTCCAGTATGCGGCGATCGGTGATCACGATGACGCAGTCGAATACTTTCTGGTCTTGCTGATTGTGAAGGCTCGCCAGCCGGTGCGACAGCCACGAAATGCTGTTCGTCTTCCCGCTCCCCGCGGAGTGTTGGATCAGATAGTATTGGCCGGGTCCCTCTTGCCGCGTCTCCGACACAACTTTCCGAACGGCGTCAAGCTGGTGATAACGGGGAAAGATCAGTGTCTCGCGGGTGATCCGCCGCTTGCCTCCTTGACCGTCATCCACTTTCTCTTCTTTCTTTTCGAGAAACATGAAGTGGCCGAGGATATCGAGGAAGCTGTCGAACGGCAAGACTTCCTCCCAGAAGTAACCTGTTCGATAGCCGGAAGGGTGCTGCGGGTTGCCGGCACCGCACTGGACTTCACCGGGATGGCTGCCTCTGTTAAAGGGCAAGAAGTGAGTCGCTTCCCCTCGCAGGCAGGTCGTCATATGAACTTCGTCGGGGTCGGCGGCGAAATGAACCAACGCCCTCGACTTGAACTGGAACAGCGGCGCGCGGGGGTCGCGATCTTCTCGATACTGCTTGACCGCATGGCGCCAGTTCTGGCCGGTGCCGGGATTCTTCAACTCGCAGGTGGCCGCAGGCAGACCGTTCACCGCAAAGAGCAGATCGATTGTGTCATTTTTCCCGGGATGGCAGGGCACCTGCCGGGTCACCGTCAGGCGGTTCTTTTCGAAGAGCGCCAACGTTTCATAGTTCAATCCGTGGGCGGGTTTGAAGTAGGCGAGGCGGAAGGTCTTTCCGTAGAACTTGAACCCGTGGCGTAGAATATGGAGCGTTCCTTTAAGGTCGAGTTCTTTGACGAGGGTTGAGATAAGAATCGGCTCCAGCCCTTCGCCGTGCAGGCCTTTCATTTCGGCCCAG encodes:
- a CDS encoding DUF2267 domain-containing protein; translation: MSITGLDVFDRTVQKTNHWLHRLGALLGWEDRHQSYLALRATLQALRDRLTVEEGAQLSAQLPMLIRGFYYEGWDPAHTPQKVRNRAEFLARIDQQFKADDAVDPEQVVRAVFTLLENCITAGEIKDVKSVLPAEIRDLWPDAPRARAA
- a CDS encoding DUF433 domain-containing protein yields the protein MASTNRIEMSPKVMLGKPVIRGTRITVELILRKLSEGATETDLLDAYPKLTREDIQAAVGYAADTVAHEETILLEKPKRPIRK
- a CDS encoding 16S rRNA (uracil(1498)-N(3))-methyltransferase, with the protein product MNLIILERSEVGDSGEVTLSGPRAAHLLNVLKVVSGEGVRVGLLDGPCGVGTVQSVGEGTVRLRCAFDGAVPPRPRVDLLLALPRPKVMRRIWAQVAALGVGQILLTNAGRVERNYFDTHWLAPDVYRPLLIEGLQQARDTRLPAVSIHRQFRVLVEDSLDRLFKNGLRLMADPAAAQPASAAVRAAREGPILLAVGPEGGWNDFERELLKKHRFQPVGMGPRTLRTDTACVALLALIHNAMDAMGAMDAMQGE
- a CDS encoding restriction endonuclease, translated to MAELTRRRRGEYIQNIFEILMVNPDGLPAMIVLDMLSRKINLTTFEKSTFPKQPNVRRFEKGVRFTTISSVKAGWLVKDKGQWTITEEGKKAYEKFRDPETLAGEAERLYRQWRRSQPEEEPEVESESAGATTTLEEAEESAWVEIQEHLSRISPQDFQNLVAALLRGMGYHVSWVAPPGPDKGIDIIAYNDPLGIQGARIKVQVKRRSDKVTGDGVRAFLATLGDGDAGIFVSMGGFTSDAESTARGQEKRRIMLVDLKRLFDLWVEHYEKIPKVQRRLLPLRAVYFFSPSD
- a CDS encoding VOC family protein, whose protein sequence is MAHQIVWCDIPVKDLDRAIRFYAAVLGAPVKKATLGEISLGLLPFGEGEVGACLYVADENKPSLSGPRIYLNVQGRLDAAVAAVAPNGGKVVEPKKSIAPHGFRAVVDDSEGNRIAFHSS
- a CDS encoding type II toxin-antitoxin system HicA family toxin; this encodes MPKLKRLSGEEVIATFVQFGFMVQAQRGSHVKLRRMISSGHQTLTIPKHRELDVGTLRAIIRQASRFIPEEQLHPKFFS
- a CDS encoding type II toxin-antitoxin system HicB family antitoxin; amino-acid sequence: MNLQHTIKAIVRKSESHYVAECVEIPVVTQGKTLDETVRNLQEAVELHLEGENLTELGLAPHPTLIMTMELESLHA
- a CDS encoding nucleotidyltransferase family protein, translated to MKTKTEILQILRMMKPKLAAEYNVKTIGIFGSVVRNEAHRESDIDVLVEFEPPIGLFKFLELEELLSERLGGKVDLVSKKALKPEIGRTVLAEAVLA
- a CDS encoding translation initiation factor Sui1; protein product: MTSGIVYSTEQGKMCPDCGAPIAKCRCRQKQTAPKGDGIVRVSRETQGRKGKGVTLITGVPLHPEGLKTLAKALKQACGSGGTVKEGIIEIQGDHRDAVEAALRQKGYTVKRAGG
- a CDS encoding 2OG-Fe dioxygenase family protein encodes the protein MPTTILSPPFSPPDQLPKALRAHGYAVLPPAGVCALARCQPADLEALQPSWNDLPFDAYLKDSGRYRRRRHASFVVDGIDVKQVPHRAHWQPLDYNALHGGMKRLFEPIAPATVAAPVWAPLLQAIGQICSEMKNPQPWYVEAHQFRIDTAHGIGRPTPEGAHRDGVDFVAIFLVGRVNIKGGESRIFEAAGSNGKRFTLTEPWTLLLLDDTRVIHESTPILPTAEGGYRDTLVLTYRAGGFQEEGS
- a CDS encoding YaeQ family protein, producing MASNATIFKATLQIADVDRHYYHDHAITLARHPSETDERMMVRLLAFVLHADDALSFGRGLSAEEEPDLWRKDLTGVIERWIEVGQPDEKKIRQACGRAEQVFLYTYGGRIAERWWEQNRSTLERLKNLAVMNLPLEGSRALEKLAQRTMQLQCTIQEGEIFIGDGKGAVQLALTALKGAER
- a CDS encoding type I restriction endonuclease subunit R, which produces MSQTTERAFEAYVGETLLVRAGWTAGAKIEWDGERALFPAQVFAFLQETQPKLWAEMKGLHGEGLEPILISTLVKELDLKGTLHILRHGFKFYGKTFRLAYFKPAHGLNYETLALFEKNRLTVTRQVPCHPGKNDTIDLLFAVNGLPAATCELKNPGTGQNWRHAVKQYREDRDPRAPLFQFKSRALVHFAADPDEVHMTTCLRGEATHFLPFNRGSHPGEVQCGAGNPQHPSGYRTGYFWEEVLPFDSFLDILGHFMFLEKKEEKVDDGQGGKRRITRETLIFPRYHQLDAVRKVVSETRQEGPGQYYLIQHSAGSGKTNSISWLSHRLASLHNQQDQKVFDCVIVITDRRILDQQLQDAIYQIEHAQGVVKAIDEDSKQLAAALVDGTKIVITTLQKFPFVLRGLLHVAGAESREKATEEEKQQAKAWEAAIAARKYAVIVDEAHSSQTGETARELKAILGAATESDEEEADWGDRLNQVMQSRGPQQNLSFFAFTATPKGKTIELFGRVGASGKPEAFHIYSMRQAIEEGFILDVLTNYTTYKTYYRLLKAAEEDPKLPKKKTVRALAKFMSIHPYSIEQKTEVMVEHFRWSVKHRLGGRAKAMVVTSSRLHAVRYKLAFDQYIAEHGYTDIRPLVAFSGTVKDPDTEQEYTEPGMNIDLVTGKPISESQLPERFDSPDYQILLVANKYQTGFDQPLLHTMYVDKRLDGVQAVQTLSRLNRMIPGKDVPFVLDFVNDAENIYRAFKPYYDKTGLQEPSDPSKLETLKHELDQAQVYHWSEVEAFAQIFYKPAERQTPSDHARMQRHLQPAVDRFKAITDEEKRREFREKLGGYVKVYAFLSQIIPYTDPELEMLYSYGKFLLPHLPLNRDEQIVRVGEEVGLQYYRLERVFSGAIELKEGDAQYVKSPTEVGTGKAKDEKAPLSEIIQVLNERFGTQFTEEDRLFFQQIKEKACKDEHVIQTALANPLDKFELGIRKLIEDFMIERMVENDKIVTRYMADHEFQGSAFQILAKEIFEAVRGGKRVDSDTPTGI